The Catellatospora citrea DNA segment ACGACGGCCTCCTTGCTGAAGAAGCCGACGAACGGCGGCAGGCCGATGAGCGCGCCGAGGCCGATGGTCATGGTCCAGAAGGTGAGCGGCATGTCCTTGCGCAGGCCGCCCATCCGCGACATCAGGTTGCTGCCCACCGCGTGGATCACGGAGCCGGCGCACAGGAACAGCAGCGCCTTGAACGCGGCGTGGGCCAGCAGGTGGAACATCGCCGCGTCGACGGCCTTCGCGGACAGCGCGGCCATCATGTAGCCGAGCTGCGAGACCGTCGACCAGGCCAGCACGCGCTTGATGTCGTCGGCGGCGGTCGCGGCGAGCGCGCCGAGCAGCAGGGTCACCCCGGCCATCGCCGCCATCACGGCCAGCGCCGTCGGGGAGGCCGCGAAAACCGGGAAAAGCCGGGCCACCACGTACACACCGGCGGCGACCATGGTCGCCGCGTGGATGAGCGCGGAGATCGGCGTCGGACCGGCCATCGCGTCAGGCAACCAGGTGTGCAGCGGGAACTGCGCGCTCTTGCCGGCGACACCGGCGAGCAGCAGCAGGGCCGCGGCGGTCACCGTCGGGCCGCTCATCGACGGCACGGCGGCCAGCACCTCGGTGATGCGGAAGCTGCCCGCGGTGACGCCCAGCAGCACGATGCCGAGCAGGAAGCCGATGTCGCCGACGCGGGTGACCAGGAACGCCTTCACCGCCGCGGCGGGCGCCTCGGGCAGCGTCCGGTCGTGCGCGATGAGCAGGTACGAGCAGGCGCCCATCACCTCCCAGCCGATCAGCAGGGAGATCAGGTCGCCGGAGAACACCACGGTCAGCATCGCGCCCGTGAAGATCGAGATCTGGGCGGCGTACGGGCCGTAGCGCCCGTCCCCGGCCAGGTAGCCGACCGAGTAGACCTGCACGCACAGCGCCACCACCGCGACGGCGAGGGACATCAGCAGCGCGCGCGTGTCGACCAGCGCGGTCAGCGTCACCCCGAGGTCGCCGAAGCGGGCCCAGGTCGTCGAGAACTCCTCACGCGTGCCGTCGGCCAGCAGCAGCACCGTCAGCACCAGGCTGACCGCCGCCCCGGCGATGCCCAGGGCCGCGCCGAGCGGCCGGTTGCGCATCGGCAGCAGCAGCCCGACCAGCCCGCACACCAGCGGGGCGAGCACCAGTGTCGCGATCATCCTTGCTCCCCGTCGAGCGTGGGCGCACCGGCCGCCGCACGGGCTTCGGCCGGCACGGGCTCGCCGGACGGCGCGTCGCCGCGCGGCTCGTCGAGCGCCACCTGGTCGGTGTTGATGTCCTGGCGCAGCCGGAACAGCCGCAGCACCAGCGCCAGGCCCACGCCCACCTCGGCCGCCGCGATCACGATCACGAACAGCGCGAAGACCTGGCCGGTCACCCGCTCGCGCATGGTGTCGCCGGTGACCAGGATCAGGTTCACCGCGTTGAGCATCAGCTCGACCGACATCAGCACGAGCACCGCGTTGCGCCGTCGCAGCACGCCGTACGCGCCCAGGCCGAACAGCAGTGCCGCGGTCACCAGCGGGATCACCGGACGGATCATCGGTCGCTCCCCTGCGCCACGGCGTCGGGCTGCGGGGCGGGCGCGGCCGGGCGCGACAGCACGATCGCGCCGACCAGGGCGGCCAGCAGCAGGATCGACAGCACCTCGAACGGCAGCACCCAGTCACCGAAGACGGAGTCGCCGATGCGCTCGGCGGTGCCGACCTCCGGAGCGGGGACCTGGAACTGTCCGAACACGCCGACGAACAGCGCCGCCAGGCCGAGCCCTGCGGCCGCGCCGACCAGCACCGCGGGCAGCGCCGGGCGGTCCAGGTCGGCGCTGCGGCCGATCGGCGCGCGGGTCAGCATCACCGCGAACAGCAGCAGCACCACCACCGCGCCGACGTAGATGAGCACCTGCACCCAGGCCGCGAACTCCGCGCCCAGCAGCAGGAACTCCACCGCGACCGCGCCGAGCGCGACGACGAGCCACAGGCCGGCCCGTACCAGCTGCTTGGTGCTCACCACCGCGACGCCGCCCGCGACCGCGACCAGGCCGACCGCCGCGAGCAGCACGTCGGTCAGGGTCACGAGGCGCTCGCGCGCTTGGCCACGGCGGTCTCCTCCTTCGACGGCTCACCGAGCGGATCGTGCGGGGGCGGCGGCGGCACGGTGGCCATCCATTCGCCGAGCCGGTCCTTGTCGTGCATCAGGTCGCGGATGTCGTACTCGGCGTACTCGAACTCCGGCGACCAGTAGAGGGCGTCGAACGGGCACACCTCGATGCAGATGCCGCAGTACATGCACAGGGAGAAGTCGATGTCGAACCGGTCGAGGACGTTGCGCTGCCGGGGGCGGGCCGCGCCCGGCACCACGACCTCCTCCTTGTGCGAGTCGATGTAGATGCACCAGTCCGGACACTCGCGCGAGCACAGCATGCAGACCGTGCAGTTCTCCTCGCGCAGGGCGATCACACCCCGGGAGCGCGGCGGCAGCTCGGGTGCCACGTCCGGATACTGCTGCGTCGTCGACGGGGTCACCAGGGTCTTCAGCGTGACCGCCAGGCCCTTGCCCAATCCCGCACCGGGAATGCTCATGACCCCTCCTCGCTGCGCTCGTCGGCGGCACGAGGACCGGACCACAGGATTCGCTCGACGGGCTCGCTCATACGTCCCATCCTGCCGTGTCGCCGGTCAGCGCGCGAGCACCGGTACAGACGGATGATCCAATGCCGGACGATCTCCGCTACGGTGAGTCGGTTTCACACGGGGAGGACCGATGCGTCGATACGCAAAGGCCGCACTGGCCATCCTAGCCACGGCCGCCGTCATTTCACCAAGTGCCGATGCTGCCAGCTCACCTTCGGCAGTCACCACCGGCGCGCGACAGCAGGCCGCACAGCTGGCGGCCGCGGCCGCACCGCTGGCGGCCACGCAGACCGCCGCGCCGCAGCCCGCCGGCCAGTCCGCCGACCAGGCGGCCGCGCCCGCCGCCACGGCGCCACAAGCGACGACTGTCGCCGCACCGCCGCCGGCCTCGCCGCAGCCCGCGCAGGCCGCGGCGGCCGCGCCGACCACGAGCCAGATCAGCGGCACGATCACGGACGCCGCGTCGGGCGAACCGATCGCCGGGGCCTGCGTGACCGCGTACGACGGGGCCCGCCAGATTCTCGCGCGCACCTGCACCGGAGCCGACGGCAGGTACACCATCGGCAACGCCCGCGCCCGCGGGATGTACTTGAAGGCGACCGTCGGCCCGCACACCCAATGGTGGCGCGGGGCGCTGGACGTGGCCTACGTGACACCTGTCGACGCGTTGCCCGGTCTGGCGCCGGTGGCCGACTTCCGGATCGAGCGGCGGCTGGGCACGGTCCGTGGCTCCGTGACGCGCCAGGACGGCGCTCCGGCGGTCAACGCCACCGTCTTCTTCGACGCGGTGGACGCGGCCAAGACGGTCGGTCAGGCCATCGCGCTCGACGGCACCTTCCAGCGGGAGATCCCGGTCGGCCGCTACCACGTGTCGTTCTCCGGCAGCGGCTACCCCAAGCAGTGGTACCCGGCTCGGGCCGCGCAGGCGGACGCGGCGGTCGTCGAGGTCACCGAGGGCGGCACCGTAGAGCTGGCCGAACAGTTCCTGGCCGTCGACCCGATCCCCGCCGCGCCACCGCTCATCACCAGGCAGGGCCGCGTCCTCGCGCAGCCCGGGGCGAATCCGGTCCCCGACGCGCAGGTCACCATGTACACCACCGGCCTGGTCAAGCTCGGCACCACGCAGACCGACGCCGACGGCAGGTTCGCGTTCCCGAACCTGATGAACCAGGGCTTCGTGTACACCAAGGCGAGCATGCCCGGGTTCGCCACGACATGGATGGTCGACGATCCAGAGCCTGTCGCCTTCATGGGCGCGAACCTGCCCATCCCGATCACGCTACGCGCGGGCCCGGGGCGGTTGCTGGCACGGATCAGCGACCACGACGGCAGTCTGCCGTACCCGGGCACGACCGCCACGTTGTCCAGGGTGGACAGCGGCTGGACGTACACCCTGCCGGTCCGCTTCGACGGCACGATCGACCTGCCCGAACTGCCGGCCGGCCAGTACCGGCTCCGGCTCCAGCCGGTGACGGCCACCACCTGGCGCCCCCAGCAGTGGTACCCGGGCGAGCTGGACAGCACCGACGCGGGTGTCATCACCATCACGGACGGCCAGACCACCGAGATCACCGAAACGCTCCTGGGCCCGGCCATCGCCGAGGTCACGCTGCGGGACGCCGTCACCGGCGCGACGCTGTCCGGTGGTTGTGTCCACACGGTCTGCACCGACGTCAACGGCACCTATCGCGTGGCCCTGGGCTGGCAGCCCAACCCCTACGGACTCAGCGCGACGCATGCGCCGTACCACTTCCCCGCCCAGACCTCGGTCACCGCACGGCCGGGCGAGGTCATCCCGGTCACGTTGACCATGGAGCCGGGCGCCGTGGTCGCCACCACCTACCAGGACACGATCAACACGTACCTCTTCCCCGACTTCTGCGTCCACGCGGTGCGGGGACGCTGGGGAATGGAGATCGACAACCCGGTCTGCGCCAGGCCCGCCGCCGACGGAACGCTGCTGCTCGGCCCCTTCCAGCCGGGATACGTGCAGCTGTTCGTCAAGCCCCGGGGCGTCGCCGGGGCGCAGTGGCTCGGCTATCAGGGTGGGACCGGCGACCGCCGCACTGCGGCGACCCTGCTCCTGCAACAAGGAGCGGTCACGACAGCACCGACGATCGTCGCCGCCGAATCGGGCTCGGTGCAGGGCTACATCCGGGATGCGGCCACCAATCACCCGGTGCCGTTCTCCTGCGCGCAGGCGGGTCCCGGGCTGACGAGCTGCGGCGACGGCGGTTTCTATTACTTCACCGACCTGGGCCCGTACCAGTGGGTGATCTCCTATTCGGCCCCCAACATGGTGACCGTCAGGCCGGGTGAGGCCGGAGCACCCGCGTCAGTGAGGATCACCTCGCGGATGGGCATCGGGGCGGACGCCTCGCTGCGGCGGGCCACCATGGGGCAGACCTTCGCGATCGGTGGAACGGCTCCGACGATGTGGGGTGTGTCTGTTTACGACGCATCGACCCGCGAGCTGATCGCAGCCGCGGGCGGCGGTGCCGGCGTGATTCTCCCGTATGGCCGGTACGTGGTGTACCGGCTGGACTACGACGGCCACCGCTGCTGGGCGTACCTGGCCGCCGGCGGCGGGCTGACACCGTACTACCGGGCCGGCATCGACTTGCTCCACACGCTGAGGCCGGGGCAGAACTGCCTGGATGCCGAGCCGAAGCCGATGCCGCAGCGGATGCGCCCGGCGTCCCCCCGCGGAATGCAGCCGTAACTCCGCGCGGCGACGGCCGTCCGGCGTGCGGGTGGTGCTAGCTCAGCGCCACCCGCACCCCGGCGGTCAGCACCAGCTGCGCCAGCGCCAGCGGCACCAGGACCAGCCAGCACAGGCGCTGCAGCTGGTCCTCGCGCAGCCGGGGCCAGGCGACCCGCAGCCAGATCACCACGAACGCCACCGCGCCGGTCTTGAGCAGCATCCACAGCCAGCCGACCGACTCGGCCCACGGGCCGTGCCAGCCGCCGAGGAACAGCGCCGCGGTCAGCGCCGAGATCACCACGATGCCGACGTACTCGGCGAGCAGGAAGAACGCGAAGCGCAGCCCGGTGTACTCGGTCAGGTAACCGAAGACCAGCTCGGAGTCGGCGATCGGCATGTCGAACGGGGGGCGGCGGATCTCGGCCAGCCCCGACACGAAGAAGACGATCGTCGCGGGCAGCTGCCACAGCAGCCACCACGGCTCCCAGGCCGCGACGATGCCGGGCAGGCTGAGCGTGCCCGCGGCCATCGCCACGCTCGCCGCGGACAGCACGAACGGCAGCTCGTACCCGAGCAGCTGGGCCGCCGCGCGCAGGCCGCCGAGCAGCGAGTACTTGTTCGCCGAGGCCCACGCCGCCATCAGCACCGCGATCACGCCCACGCCGACGACGGCCAGCACGAAGAACAGGCCCACGTCGAGCTGCTGTCCGACCAGGTCGCCCGGCCCCAGCGGGATGACCAGCAGCA contains these protein-coding regions:
- a CDS encoding NADH-quinone oxidoreductase subunit 5 family protein yields the protein MIATLVLAPLVCGLVGLLLPMRNRPLGAALGIAGAAVSLVLTVLLLADGTREEFSTTWARFGDLGVTLTALVDTRALLMSLAVAVVALCVQVYSVGYLAGDGRYGPYAAQISIFTGAMLTVVFSGDLISLLIGWEVMGACSYLLIAHDRTLPEAPAAAVKAFLVTRVGDIGFLLGIVLLGVTAGSFRITEVLAAVPSMSGPTVTAAALLLLAGVAGKSAQFPLHTWLPDAMAGPTPISALIHAATMVAAGVYVVARLFPVFAASPTALAVMAAMAGVTLLLGALAATAADDIKRVLAWSTVSQLGYMMAALSAKAVDAAMFHLLAHAAFKALLFLCAGSVIHAVGSNLMSRMGGLRKDMPLTFWTMTIGLGALIGLPPFVGFFSKEAVVGALHTQPALWLAALLGVALTAWYSTRLWLLTFFGPARDAAVHAHEPGWAMRAPLLLLAVPAAGLGVGALVADYELAHLGLELILPLALAVLGVAAAWWGWRRADAGDPAAVLGQTGPFLASGLGLDTVQDRLVVRPVRALSRAVTFVDVSGVDGAVNGLGRATTGAGAGLAAWHRAALPRALAGVLVGAVLVTVTAVVFA
- a CDS encoding NADH-quinone oxidoreductase subunit J family protein; translation: MTLTDVLLAAVGLVAVAGGVAVVSTKQLVRAGLWLVVALGAVAVEFLLLGAEFAAWVQVLIYVGAVVVLLLFAVMLTRAPIGRSADLDRPALPAVLVGAAAGLGLAALFVGVFGQFQVPAPEVGTAERIGDSVFGDWVLPFEVLSILLLAALVGAIVLSRPAAPAPQPDAVAQGSDR
- a CDS encoding complex I subunit 1/NuoH family protein is translated as MTWEIVLRVALVAVAFLTLPLIVGQTEHKVMAHMQARLGPMYAGAFHGWAQLIADGVKFAQKEDVTPRNADGPVFRLAPAVALLPYLLVLLVIPLGPGDLVGQQLDVGLFFVLAVVGVGVIAVLMAAWASANKYSLLGGLRAAAQLLGYELPFVLSAASVAMAAGTLSLPGIVAAWEPWWLLWQLPATIVFFVSGLAEIRRPPFDMPIADSELVFGYLTEYTGLRFAFFLLAEYVGIVVISALTAALFLGGWHGPWAESVGWLWMLLKTGAVAFVVIWLRVAWPRLREDQLQRLCWLVLVPLALAQLVLTAGVRVALS
- a CDS encoding MSCRAMM family protein is translated as MRRYAKAALAILATAAVISPSADAASSPSAVTTGARQQAAQLAAAAAPLAATQTAAPQPAGQSADQAAAPAATAPQATTVAAPPPASPQPAQAAAAAPTTSQISGTITDAASGEPIAGACVTAYDGARQILARTCTGADGRYTIGNARARGMYLKATVGPHTQWWRGALDVAYVTPVDALPGLAPVADFRIERRLGTVRGSVTRQDGAPAVNATVFFDAVDAAKTVGQAIALDGTFQREIPVGRYHVSFSGSGYPKQWYPARAAQADAAVVEVTEGGTVELAEQFLAVDPIPAAPPLITRQGRVLAQPGANPVPDAQVTMYTTGLVKLGTTQTDADGRFAFPNLMNQGFVYTKASMPGFATTWMVDDPEPVAFMGANLPIPITLRAGPGRLLARISDHDGSLPYPGTTATLSRVDSGWTYTLPVRFDGTIDLPELPAGQYRLRLQPVTATTWRPQQWYPGELDSTDAGVITITDGQTTEITETLLGPAIAEVTLRDAVTGATLSGGCVHTVCTDVNGTYRVALGWQPNPYGLSATHAPYHFPAQTSVTARPGEVIPVTLTMEPGAVVATTYQDTINTYLFPDFCVHAVRGRWGMEIDNPVCARPAADGTLLLGPFQPGYVQLFVKPRGVAGAQWLGYQGGTGDRRTAATLLLQQGAVTTAPTIVAAESGSVQGYIRDAATNHPVPFSCAQAGPGLTSCGDGGFYYFTDLGPYQWVISYSAPNMVTVRPGEAGAPASVRITSRMGIGADASLRRATMGQTFAIGGTAPTMWGVSVYDASTRELIAAAGGGAGVILPYGRYVVYRLDYDGHRCWAYLAAGGGLTPYYRAGIDLLHTLRPGQNCLDAEPKPMPQRMRPASPRGMQP
- a CDS encoding NuoI/complex I 23 kDa subunit family protein, translating into MSIPGAGLGKGLAVTLKTLVTPSTTQQYPDVAPELPPRSRGVIALREENCTVCMLCSRECPDWCIYIDSHKEEVVVPGAARPRQRNVLDRFDIDFSLCMYCGICIEVCPFDALYWSPEFEYAEYDIRDLMHDKDRLGEWMATVPPPPPHDPLGEPSKEETAVAKRASAS
- the nuoK gene encoding NADH-quinone oxidoreductase subunit NuoK, with amino-acid sequence MRPVIPLVTAALLFGLGAYGVLRRRNAVLVLMSVELMLNAVNLILVTGDTMRERVTGQVFALFVIVIAAAEVGVGLALVLRLFRLRQDINTDQVALDEPRGDAPSGEPVPAEARAAAGAPTLDGEQG